A DNA window from Luteolibacter luteus contains the following coding sequences:
- a CDS encoding DUF1801 domain-containing protein, translating to MKKRDPKSKPAKSARKAVAKKVAKKAVAKKAPKRLLKNQDGVVLLSGGNPQIAKADGDSPVQAYIAAMPGWKSGLGRRLDDLIMRAVPEVKKAVKWNSPFYGIEGQGWFLSYHVLTRYVKVTFFAGMSLKPIPPGGTERSGESRWIDIYEDDVLDEEQMTKWLKQAAAIPGWKP from the coding sequence ATGAAGAAGCGAGATCCGAAATCTAAGCCGGCAAAGTCCGCAAGGAAGGCCGTCGCCAAGAAGGTAGCGAAGAAAGCGGTGGCGAAGAAGGCTCCGAAGAGGCTCTTGAAAAACCAGGATGGTGTGGTGCTCCTGTCCGGTGGCAATCCCCAGATCGCGAAGGCGGATGGCGATTCACCGGTTCAAGCCTACATCGCCGCGATGCCGGGATGGAAGAGCGGGCTCGGGCGGCGTCTTGATGATCTCATCATGCGCGCGGTTCCGGAGGTGAAGAAGGCGGTGAAATGGAACTCGCCCTTCTACGGGATCGAGGGGCAGGGCTGGTTCCTGTCCTATCACGTGCTGACCCGCTACGTGAAGGTGACCTTTTTTGCCGGCATGTCTCTAAAGCCGATTCCACCGGGCGGCACGGAGCGCAGCGGGGAATCGCGGTGGATCGATATTTACGAGGACGATGTGCTCGACGAAGAACAGATGACGAAATGGTTGAAGCAAGCAGCTGCGATTCCCGGCTGGAAACCCTGA